Proteins encoded together in one uncultured Sphaerochaeta sp. window:
- a CDS encoding MFS transporter, with amino-acid sequence MYKRTIRACYLGNFIGALTCNLAPLLYVTFMSELGLSFEQVGRLTLLNFFTQIVADLVFSRPVDRYGVRPFITLGHFLAFVGFLFLALSPRLFPHNTYLGLMLATIIYSIGGGLFELLLSAIVQAIPGDAKESAMSLLHSFYAWGFIVVVIGTTLMIQLFGRGNWMFVVLIWSVFPLLNFINFLTVPLAPAVHEDHRTKIRELLASRYFLFVVLGIAVGGATEVSMSQWTSTFAETALGLPKEVGDLVGLCLFALLLGTIRAVYGAWGTRFPLYKAMLMGSLLCVVCYLVAALSPLPIISLVACIFAGLGAGLLWPGSVVNGANRFPLAGSSLFAFLAAGGDAGAAFGPWLIGVTADVFPNLVTKAPWLRGLSEADAALRSGMLIGTLFPLLMVLFLMRMHRLEKQK; translated from the coding sequence ATGTACAAACGCACCATTCGAGCCTGTTACCTAGGTAATTTCATTGGGGCCTTGACCTGCAACCTGGCTCCGCTCCTCTATGTAACCTTCATGAGTGAGCTTGGTCTCTCCTTTGAACAGGTAGGGCGTCTTACCTTGCTCAATTTCTTCACCCAGATTGTCGCCGACCTTGTTTTCAGCAGACCGGTTGACCGTTATGGAGTCAGACCGTTCATTACCCTGGGGCACTTTCTGGCGTTTGTAGGTTTTCTTTTCCTTGCCCTTTCTCCTCGCTTGTTCCCTCACAACACCTATCTTGGATTGATGCTTGCAACTATCATTTACTCCATAGGTGGTGGGCTCTTCGAACTATTGTTGAGTGCAATCGTACAGGCAATCCCTGGGGATGCAAAGGAGAGTGCTATGAGTCTCTTGCACTCCTTCTATGCATGGGGATTCATTGTTGTCGTCATCGGTACGACACTGATGATCCAGCTCTTCGGCCGCGGGAATTGGATGTTTGTTGTCTTGATCTGGTCAGTTTTCCCCCTCTTGAATTTCATCAACTTTTTGACTGTCCCCCTTGCCCCTGCTGTGCATGAGGACCACCGGACAAAGATCCGGGAGCTGCTTGCATCCAGATACTTTCTCTTTGTTGTACTCGGTATTGCCGTCGGCGGCGCTACTGAGGTCTCCATGAGCCAATGGACCAGTACCTTTGCTGAAACTGCTCTGGGGCTGCCGAAGGAAGTGGGGGACCTGGTAGGCCTTTGCTTGTTTGCGTTGCTCCTGGGGACCATACGCGCAGTCTACGGTGCATGGGGTACCCGCTTTCCGTTGTACAAGGCAATGCTGATGGGATCTCTACTCTGTGTAGTGTGTTATCTTGTGGCTGCTTTGAGTCCACTGCCGATTATCAGCTTGGTTGCCTGTATCTTTGCAGGATTGGGAGCAGGGCTTCTTTGGCCAGGCTCAGTGGTTAACGGTGCAAACCGTTTCCCCCTCGCTGGATCCTCTCTTTTTGCCTTTCTGGCTGCCGGCGGAGATGCAGGCGCAGCCTTTGGCCCCTGGCTTATTGGTGTGACTGCTGATGTATTCCCCAATCTGGTTACCAAGGCTCCTTGGCTACGAGGACTCTCCGAGGCTGATGCTGCACTGAGAAGCGGAATGCTTATCGGTACCCTGTTTCCCCTGCTGATGGTCTTGTTTCTTATGAGGATGCATCGCCTTGAGAAGCAGAAGTAG
- a CDS encoding cyclic nucleotide-binding domain-containing protein, with translation MSECTVDNEFLCKHSMFGGLNDASLSLIKPYLEEHTFEENVTILKQGEPNNRVHFIVEGEVAIVRQSETNKKQSRIITTLHNGDSFGEMELIDIQNCAASVVTTAVSRVITLSNKDLYKISLVDLKTYTMLVLNLARDISRRLRGADEMLAMVKNRATMPTSASQGDASS, from the coding sequence ATGAGTGAATGCACAGTCGACAATGAATTTCTCTGCAAGCACAGCATGTTTGGCGGGCTCAACGATGCTTCTCTCTCCTTGATCAAACCCTATCTGGAGGAGCATACCTTTGAGGAGAATGTTACCATTCTCAAGCAAGGGGAACCCAACAACCGAGTACACTTCATTGTGGAGGGAGAGGTTGCTATAGTCAGGCAATCAGAGACCAACAAGAAACAGAGCAGAATCATCACAACATTGCATAATGGAGACAGTTTTGGAGAAATGGAACTCATCGACATCCAGAACTGTGCGGCCTCAGTGGTAACCACTGCTGTGAGCCGGGTCATTACATTATCCAACAAGGATCTCTACAAGATATCACTCGTTGACCTGAAGACCTACACCATGCTTGTTCTCAACCTTGCCCGGGATATTTCAAGAAGGCTTCGTGGTGCAGATGAAATGCTCGCCATGGTCAAGAACCGTGCAACCATGCCTACTTCTGCTTCTCAAGGCGATGCATCCTCATAA
- a CDS encoding TolC family protein, with protein MNRKLLLLLVLLIVGILGLGANPLDLDDALERARMHNLSLQGNAIDVNAAKRDIDTSWNLFLPNLNLSLSHSGSGPVFNAAERTVSGIPIPATFGDTGLSLGLSMQFTLNLAVKEQLESYHLGYQIQKVTYEQAKAEIQRNVTKLFYYLLMEKQNIEVQEANLELARQQWDEVKEKFEQGFASEVEVLTSELSYEQMRPPLQQSKNQYEANLLSLKALIGMDLSEPLEVEGEIPALMEHLEVAALQEYLAKSYSIALLDLNLASIEKQKELNKKQAFTPSISLQGNYGISGWNDSYSNSFSDSFSYTVSVALPLDGFIPNSRTQVGLASMDDSLDKLALQRQQALQQMEVSVISQVQNLNMLSLQADLAEQSLAVSERLYEAQVIQYYSGYLGFVSLEESRNNLMRAKQGVLGVQYQYISALIDLLYDLNIPMKEFNPSHES; from the coding sequence ATGAATAGAAAGTTACTACTACTCCTTGTCCTACTAATAGTAGGGATACTTGGTCTGGGTGCGAATCCCCTTGATTTGGACGATGCATTGGAACGTGCACGTATGCACAATCTCTCCCTTCAGGGCAATGCCATCGATGTAAACGCAGCAAAGCGCGATATTGATACCTCTTGGAATCTCTTTCTCCCTAATCTTAATCTCTCTCTTTCCCATTCTGGCTCTGGTCCAGTATTTAATGCCGCTGAGCGTACTGTCTCTGGAATTCCGATTCCTGCAACGTTTGGAGATACCGGTCTCTCCCTCGGTCTTTCCATGCAATTTACCTTGAATCTGGCAGTGAAGGAACAGCTGGAGAGCTATCATCTGGGGTACCAGATACAGAAGGTTACCTATGAACAGGCAAAAGCTGAAATACAAAGGAATGTGACCAAGCTGTTCTACTATCTCTTGATGGAGAAGCAGAACATTGAGGTTCAGGAAGCAAATCTGGAGCTTGCCCGTCAGCAGTGGGATGAAGTGAAGGAGAAGTTCGAGCAAGGGTTTGCCAGTGAGGTTGAGGTACTTACCTCTGAACTCTCCTATGAGCAGATGAGACCCCCCTTGCAGCAGTCAAAGAACCAGTATGAGGCAAATCTGCTCTCCCTGAAAGCTCTGATCGGCATGGATCTCTCTGAACCTCTGGAAGTGGAAGGAGAGATTCCTGCTCTCATGGAGCATCTTGAGGTTGCAGCGTTGCAGGAGTATCTTGCAAAGAGTTATTCCATTGCACTTCTTGACTTGAACCTTGCGAGCATTGAAAAGCAGAAAGAGCTGAACAAGAAACAGGCATTCACCCCATCCATTAGCCTGCAAGGGAATTATGGGATTTCTGGGTGGAATGACTCCTACAGCAACTCATTCAGTGATAGTTTTTCCTATACGGTAAGTGTAGCACTTCCCCTTGATGGATTTATCCCAAACTCACGAACACAGGTAGGACTTGCGTCCATGGATGACTCGCTTGATAAACTTGCCTTGCAGCGTCAGCAGGCGCTCCAACAGATGGAAGTAAGTGTCATCTCCCAGGTTCAGAATCTGAATATGCTCTCTCTCCAAGCAGACCTTGCCGAGCAAAGTCTTGCCGTGAGTGAACGACTCTATGAAGCACAGGTTATCCAATACTACAGCGGATACTTGGGTTTTGTGAGTCTTGAAGAATCAAGAAATAATCTTATGCGCGCAAAACAAGGAGTGCTTGGTGTTCAGTACCAATACATCAGTGCCCTTATCGACCTACTCTACGACCTGAATATTCCAATGAAGGAGTTTAATCCATCCCATGAATCCTAA
- a CDS encoding efflux RND transporter periplasmic adaptor subunit has translation MNPNTSKKRIVGVSVLVILILAATAVIVINPFAGLIEKQKASETEVVEDATVSVTVQALEPQNLQNVIQGNGNVIDPSSIDVYPEVAGTLTSLLVKVGEQVEKDQVMGTVDPSRAGMVYKESIIKAPASGTVLALPFVQGAVVTGQAPIARLGMLEELEVVMSIAERHIGSVVIGTKARLSFKAFPNKMFTGTVTRLSPVLNPASRTLEIGITVEDTENQIKSGMFPAVELLTDYLENVLVVPRSSLLYAGAQSYVYVVDSSNVAHRRNVEIGMQVSDMVQIVSGLQQGDRLVIQGQSLLTDGAAVRIVQ, from the coding sequence ATGAATCCTAATACATCAAAAAAACGCATTGTCGGAGTAAGTGTACTCGTCATTCTGATCCTTGCAGCCACTGCTGTCATTGTCATCAATCCTTTTGCGGGACTTATCGAAAAGCAGAAAGCAAGTGAAACCGAGGTAGTGGAGGACGCAACCGTCTCTGTTACCGTACAAGCGCTCGAACCACAGAACTTGCAAAACGTAATCCAAGGAAATGGCAATGTAATCGATCCCAGTTCGATTGATGTCTACCCTGAGGTTGCCGGTACCCTTACATCCCTTTTGGTAAAAGTCGGGGAACAGGTTGAAAAGGACCAGGTAATGGGGACTGTTGATCCATCCCGTGCTGGAATGGTGTATAAGGAGAGCATTATCAAGGCTCCCGCCTCTGGAACAGTACTTGCACTTCCCTTCGTACAAGGAGCGGTGGTTACCGGTCAGGCACCCATTGCCCGCTTAGGTATGCTTGAGGAGTTGGAGGTTGTCATGTCCATCGCTGAGCGGCATATCGGCTCGGTAGTTATTGGTACAAAGGCACGTCTCTCCTTTAAAGCTTTCCCGAATAAGATGTTTACCGGTACGGTTACCCGACTCAGTCCGGTTCTCAATCCTGCGAGTAGAACCTTGGAGATTGGGATAACCGTGGAAGATACCGAGAATCAGATCAAGAGTGGCATGTTCCCTGCGGTGGAACTCCTCACTGATTATCTTGAAAATGTATTGGTGGTTCCGCGTTCATCACTTCTCTATGCAGGTGCACAAAGCTATGTATATGTAGTTGACTCAAGTAATGTGGCACACAGGAGGAACGTGGAAATCGGCATGCAGGTATCGGATATGGTACAGATTGTATCTGGTTTGCAGCAGGGTGATCGCCTGGTTATTCAGGGTCAGAGTCTCCTCACCGATGGCGCTGCTGTGCGCATTGTCCAATAG
- a CDS encoding efflux RND transporter permease subunit, translating to MSVTNTVVRRPTTIIVIYVLLTVLALVVFPNLAVELFPEMDLPMVIVYSSYSGASPETMESRVTKPIESAVSNVGGIKTISSTSSEGISMVMLEFAYGTDLDKASQSINDNLNLVADFFPDDASQPTIFKLNTNMMPVMNIALRSSSDKDANELRALMEDVIQNQIDRVGGVSNTSINGGQDAIVQVAIDQNRLEAYGVTLSQVSFALNPQNVQVGAGTMVEGNLSYLLRTDAEFSSLEEIENVMIMSLPNYDNTGNVTGSSVIRLKDLATVSYAFRDATSQVYINGEPGVYLSVSKESDANTVQVAKRVHELIDQLNNELPDDLSLDVIVDTSTMVESTINAVYESLLYGVILVMVVLFIFLRSFKSTLIIGVAIPISMLLTVLSMFFLGYSLNLMTLTGLILGLGMTVDSSIVVLENIFRYRERGAKLHAAAILGTKEMIVSIVASTLTTVCVFVPMVLLRSNLEMLGEMITPMAGTIIISLLASLVVSITLIPVLSSSYVKIYTRKQKPLRPRLLRFIDDKAEDAFEALDRGYKRVLSLLIDYRWLTLLLVVMIMVLTFQAYGAMHQSLYPTMSETSVTVSATLPEGTTLETTESLLRDLEAQAKQDIVGYKDLIVTVGGGGMFGGGGTNSGSLQISLHDDEGADSMQTVQEKLRQYFPLYPSASFSFSQMSMGLGNINPVDVVVKSDNLDLAVATAEQIRDLIEENLPGVTEVRTDFTQGLPEFRVVIDRERAYAYNLTMQSIANEISYSVNGLTATQLKSDGSETDVVVILQDEDRSSELDLRRIFVRNSMGEKISLDNVASIERATGPVSINRENEMRTVHVVGGLQGSYAVSQAEEDIKALVKEQLQPSGDVFIEYGGDFADMTQMFSQVWLILVLAIVLVFGVMASLFESFRNPFIVLLSMPLMLVGVVGIYLITGETFSLISAIGLIILAGIVVNNGIVLIEYINLLRRRGLKIREACIEAGGNRLKPILMTSLTTIFGMIPLAFFGGQGAEQIQPIGQTIIGGMTISTLMTIFFTPVLYALFNRDKRKQDVESIENYAEGE from the coding sequence ATGAGTGTAACCAATACCGTTGTACGACGGCCGACGACCATCATTGTCATCTATGTACTGTTGACGGTGCTTGCGTTGGTTGTCTTTCCCAATCTTGCAGTAGAACTGTTTCCGGAGATGGACCTTCCCATGGTTATTGTCTACTCCTCCTACAGTGGTGCAAGCCCCGAGACCATGGAGAGCAGGGTCACCAAGCCCATTGAAAGTGCTGTTTCCAATGTCGGGGGAATAAAGACAATCAGTTCAACCTCATCTGAGGGGATAAGTATGGTGATGCTTGAATTCGCCTATGGAACTGACTTGGATAAGGCTAGCCAATCGATTAATGACAATCTCAATCTGGTCGCAGATTTCTTCCCAGACGATGCCAGCCAACCGACTATCTTTAAGCTTAATACCAATATGATGCCGGTGATGAATATCGCCCTTCGCAGTTCCAGCGACAAGGATGCCAATGAGCTTAGGGCATTGATGGAGGATGTCATCCAGAACCAGATCGACCGGGTTGGTGGGGTTTCCAATACCTCGATCAATGGTGGTCAGGATGCCATTGTACAGGTCGCAATTGACCAGAACAGGTTGGAGGCGTATGGGGTAACACTTAGCCAGGTCTCCTTTGCCTTGAACCCTCAGAATGTACAGGTTGGTGCAGGTACCATGGTGGAGGGTAATCTCTCCTACTTGCTCAGGACAGATGCAGAGTTCTCATCCCTCGAAGAGATTGAGAATGTCATGATCATGAGCCTCCCGAACTATGACAATACCGGCAACGTAACAGGTTCGAGTGTTATCCGCCTCAAGGACCTGGCAACCGTATCCTATGCATTTCGCGATGCAACCAGCCAGGTGTATATCAATGGGGAGCCTGGGGTATATCTCTCTGTCTCGAAGGAATCTGATGCCAATACGGTGCAGGTTGCCAAGCGGGTCCATGAACTCATAGACCAGTTGAACAATGAGCTTCCTGATGACCTGAGTTTGGATGTGATCGTGGATACCTCGACGATGGTTGAATCCACCATCAATGCAGTCTATGAATCGTTGCTCTACGGAGTGATTCTGGTCATGGTCGTGCTCTTCATATTCCTGAGGAGTTTCAAGTCTACCCTGATCATTGGCGTAGCAATTCCGATCTCCATGCTCCTTACCGTACTTTCCATGTTCTTCTTAGGCTACTCGTTGAACCTGATGACCCTGACCGGGCTTATCCTTGGGCTGGGTATGACGGTAGACAGCTCAATCGTTGTTCTGGAAAATATCTTCCGCTATCGCGAACGAGGGGCTAAACTGCATGCAGCAGCAATCCTTGGTACCAAGGAAATGATTGTCTCAATTGTTGCATCCACCCTGACCACGGTATGTGTATTTGTTCCAATGGTACTGCTGAGAAGCAACCTTGAGATGCTTGGGGAGATGATTACCCCGATGGCGGGAACCATCATCATCAGTCTGCTTGCTTCCTTGGTTGTCTCCATTACCTTGATCCCCGTGCTCTCCAGCAGCTATGTGAAAATTTATACCCGTAAACAGAAGCCGCTTAGACCCCGTCTACTTCGCTTCATTGATGACAAGGCAGAGGATGCCTTCGAGGCTCTGGACCGAGGATACAAGCGTGTGCTCTCGCTTCTCATCGATTACCGCTGGCTTACGCTGTTGTTGGTGGTAATGATCATGGTGCTGACCTTTCAAGCCTATGGTGCGATGCATCAGAGCCTCTACCCAACCATGAGTGAAACATCAGTTACGGTGAGTGCAACACTCCCCGAGGGAACCACCCTTGAAACAACTGAGAGCCTTCTTCGTGATCTGGAAGCTCAGGCAAAGCAGGATATAGTTGGCTACAAGGACCTGATCGTGACCGTCGGCGGTGGTGGCATGTTCGGCGGGGGAGGAACCAACAGTGGGTCCTTGCAGATCTCCCTTCATGATGATGAGGGTGCCGATAGTATGCAAACTGTCCAGGAGAAGCTCCGACAATACTTCCCACTCTACCCATCCGCCTCATTCTCATTCAGCCAGATGTCCATGGGACTTGGGAATATAAACCCTGTTGATGTGGTGGTAAAAAGCGATAATCTGGACCTAGCAGTCGCCACTGCTGAGCAAATCCGTGACCTGATCGAGGAGAATCTGCCGGGAGTAACGGAAGTTCGTACTGACTTCACCCAGGGCTTGCCCGAATTCAGGGTGGTGATCGATCGCGAACGTGCCTATGCCTACAACCTTACCATGCAGAGTATTGCCAATGAGATAAGCTACAGTGTAAATGGGCTTACTGCTACCCAGCTGAAGAGCGACGGGAGTGAGACGGATGTGGTGGTCATCCTTCAGGATGAGGACCGCTCCAGTGAGCTCGACCTTAGGCGCATCTTCGTACGCAATTCCATGGGCGAGAAGATCAGCTTGGATAATGTTGCTTCCATAGAGAGAGCCACTGGCCCTGTTTCCATCAATCGTGAGAATGAGATGCGTACAGTCCACGTAGTGGGGGGCCTGCAAGGGAGTTACGCAGTGAGCCAGGCAGAAGAGGACATCAAAGCCTTGGTGAAAGAACAACTTCAGCCATCAGGTGATGTATTCATTGAATATGGTGGTGATTTTGCTGACATGACACAGATGTTCAGCCAGGTCTGGTTGATCTTGGTGCTCGCGATTGTCTTGGTGTTCGGGGTAATGGCATCCCTGTTTGAGTCATTTAGGAATCCCTTCATTGTCCTGCTCTCCATGCCCCTCATGCTTGTTGGTGTTGTAGGAATCTATCTGATAACCGGAGAAACATTCAGCTTGATTAGTGCGATTGGCCTGATCATATTGGCTGGTATTGTGGTAAATAACGGTATCGTCTTGATCGAATATATCAATCTGCTGAGAAGGCGTGGCCTGAAGATCAGAGAGGCTTGTATTGAGGCAGGTGGAAACCGCCTTAAACCGATTCTCATGACCAGCTTGACCACCATCTTTGGTATGATCCCCCTTGCCTTCTTTGGAGGACAGGGAGCAGAGCAAATTCAGCCGATCGGGCAAACCATCATTGGAGGAATGACGATCAGCACGCTGATGACCATTTTCTTCACACCGGTGCTCTATGCACTCTTCAACCGCGATAAGCGGAAGCAGGATGTAGAGAGTATCGAAAACTATGCAGAGGGGGAGTGA
- a CDS encoding PG0541 family transporter-associated protein, whose product MRRVEIIAAQAILEDVLEALEHYAVPMHYTIIPTAHGKGNTIPKLGDDVWPEENFVLIMYCEDATLQSIEMAIQLVKKKYDHEGIGYFVI is encoded by the coding sequence ATGAGAAGAGTGGAAATCATAGCAGCCCAGGCAATCCTGGAAGATGTCTTGGAAGCACTTGAGCACTATGCTGTACCAATGCACTACACAATTATCCCTACTGCCCATGGAAAAGGAAACACCATCCCCAAGCTTGGGGATGATGTGTGGCCGGAAGAGAATTTTGTCTTGATCATGTACTGCGAGGATGCAACCCTCCAAAGCATTGAGATGGCCATACAACTGGTGAAAAAGAAGTATGACCATGAGGGTATTGGCTACTTTGTAATCTGA
- a CDS encoding mechanosensitive ion channel family protein, with the protein MQTLLEWEYLKALSVIVVGSLILFLVNIILKRRIRKMEAKKQEGKKTINLNFMRFFQKIAVPLAFLGLLTVAVEMVAFDDQIQKIVKISFSIIMTFIIVRSLNKTLELAFARYFDHDWANHDREKNLRPLLSLIKFIFWIIGIIFLMANLGLDVSTALAGLGVGGIAVAIAAQGILGDLFSYLVIFFDKPFELGDFIVFGDKAGVVERIGIKSIRIRVLSGELMIIANSDLTAARVHNYKQMLRRRVVFKIGVLYETPAEKLEKIPTIIKDIIASVQTIEGVICDRSHFFAFGDFSLNFETVYYVPTNDYNIYMDTQQEIYLKLVRAFKEEGIEFAYPTQLVYTKAGASKPVETEVVPPPQITK; encoded by the coding sequence ATGCAAACACTATTGGAATGGGAATATCTAAAAGCACTATCGGTTATTGTCGTTGGTTCACTTATTTTATTCTTGGTGAATATCATCCTTAAACGTAGAATCCGTAAAATGGAGGCAAAGAAACAGGAAGGGAAGAAAACCATCAACCTGAATTTCATGCGGTTCTTCCAGAAAATTGCTGTTCCCTTGGCCTTCCTTGGATTGCTGACTGTAGCGGTGGAGATGGTGGCATTTGATGATCAGATCCAGAAAATCGTAAAGATCAGTTTTTCCATCATCATGACCTTCATCATTGTCCGTTCTCTCAACAAAACACTTGAATTGGCATTCGCACGATACTTTGATCATGATTGGGCAAACCATGACCGGGAGAAAAATCTCAGACCCTTGTTGTCCTTGATCAAATTCATCTTCTGGATCATCGGTATCATCTTCCTGATGGCAAATCTCGGCCTCGATGTCTCCACTGCCCTTGCCGGCCTTGGTGTTGGAGGTATTGCCGTTGCCATTGCCGCCCAAGGAATCCTAGGGGACCTCTTCAGCTACCTGGTCATCTTCTTTGATAAACCTTTTGAGTTGGGTGACTTTATCGTCTTTGGTGACAAGGCAGGTGTGGTTGAACGGATTGGCATCAAATCAATCCGCATCAGGGTACTCTCTGGAGAGTTGATGATCATAGCAAACTCTGACCTGACCGCTGCACGCGTACACAACTACAAGCAGATGCTTAGGCGTAGGGTTGTCTTCAAGATTGGCGTACTCTATGAGACCCCAGCAGAGAAACTGGAGAAAATACCAACCATCATCAAGGATATCATCGCCTCAGTACAGACCATTGAAGGGGTCATCTGTGACCGGTCCCATTTCTTTGCCTTCGGGGACTTCTCACTCAACTTTGAGACGGTCTACTACGTGCCAACCAATGACTACAACATCTATATGGATACCCAACAGGAGATCTATCTCAAACTTGTTAGGGCATTCAAGGAAGAAGGTATTGAGTTTGCCTACCCGACCCAATTGGTCTACACCAAGGCTGGGGCAAGTAAACCAGTAGAAACAGAGGTGGTACCTCCTCCTCAGATTACAAAGTAG
- a CDS encoding glycoside hydrolase family 43 protein → MKLHEIQMRDPFVLSDNQSMSYYLYGTTDKDPWKAPGVSFEVYSSTDLHEWDGPFTVFTPPEGFWGTHNFWAPEVHTYQGKYYLFATFTAPGHCRGTHILVSESPMGPFLPVSDEPATPLDWECLDGTFYLDDTAQPWIVFCHEWVQINDGEVCARRLSRDLSTPIGDPVLLFRASEASWPKALVRRDGSGLVDAKVTDGPFLHRNSDGTLLMLFSSVAPSGYAMGYASSESGSILGPWNQVEKPLVSSDGGHGMIFQTFDGKLYLTYHSPNKTPNERPYFAPLTETEGGLACR, encoded by the coding sequence ATGAAACTGCATGAGATACAGATGCGTGACCCTTTTGTGCTTTCCGATAATCAATCCATGAGCTATTACCTCTACGGGACAACCGACAAGGACCCTTGGAAAGCTCCTGGGGTTAGCTTCGAAGTGTACAGCAGTACTGACTTGCATGAGTGGGATGGCCCTTTTACGGTGTTTACCCCTCCAGAAGGTTTTTGGGGAACCCATAACTTCTGGGCTCCTGAGGTCCACACCTATCAGGGCAAGTACTATCTCTTTGCGACATTCACTGCCCCAGGACATTGTCGTGGTACCCATATCCTTGTTAGTGAATCTCCCATGGGTCCATTTCTTCCTGTTTCAGATGAACCAGCCACACCACTGGATTGGGAGTGCCTGGACGGTACTTTTTATCTTGACGATACAGCACAGCCTTGGATTGTCTTCTGCCATGAATGGGTGCAGATTAATGATGGAGAGGTATGTGCCAGAAGACTGAGTCGTGATCTCAGCACCCCTATTGGGGATCCTGTACTGCTTTTCAGGGCTTCAGAGGCTTCTTGGCCGAAAGCATTGGTCAGAAGAGATGGGAGTGGGTTGGTGGATGCAAAAGTGACCGACGGTCCGTTCCTGCACAGAAACAGTGATGGTACGCTCTTGATGCTTTTCTCCAGTGTTGCTCCTTCCGGTTATGCAATGGGATATGCGAGTAGTGAGAGCGGGTCCATCCTTGGTCCTTGGAATCAGGTAGAAAAACCACTGGTAAGCAGCGATGGAGGACATGGTATGATTTTCCAGACCTTCGACGGGAAACTCTATCTTACCTACCACAGTCCAAACAAGACCCCGAATGAACGACCATATTTCGCGCCTCTTACTGAAACAGAGGGAGGTCTGGCATGCCGATAG